A part of Vicia villosa cultivar HV-30 ecotype Madison, WI unplaced genomic scaffold, Vvil1.0 ctg.000114F_1_1, whole genome shotgun sequence genomic DNA contains:
- the LOC131624382 gene encoding uncharacterized protein LOC131624382: MAKISEKTKKVPQTRKTEKTSESKKMTRSSKTTQSSQSKKTMQSSQSSKKTKVVNRDEPVEEENMHLISVVFHHGGEFVSMSDGVMIYRGGVTTHVTDIHIDNFTMVCVKKLLNEWGYNEGTFRVWTKVVEIDPNFFQIKKDHDCCDVAAFSYANEVEGVIYVEHDVVDVSFSVVSPRCVNETDVMDQSDEEGVEGLGDSEDERATGLEDGFEDIDVFVPMKEAPSLSDVMRGSKKKEMEDEDEYEYVTDELDNSDPDLSDEDKVHKLENFKKEHFNKNFKFEWGMEFNSLDEFREAIREWSVLNGREIKFVKNESYRVRVECRAKCGFLILCSKVGHKHTFAIKTIFNKHTCARVLDNRSASSRWVAKAVVKKMQTSQSVRITDIIQDLRQNFFVGITVARAWKAKLIAKSIFEGDAYRQYANLRRYATELHRVNPGNTVSITVNIPSPSIQPRFGSFYFCFDGCRKGFTNGCKPFVGVDRCHLKTKYGGQLLIAVGRDPNDQYFPLAFGVVETETKETWKWFIDLLMGDIGQDNIYVFISDQQKGLVSVFENMSERVEHRLCLRHLYANFKKKFGGGALIRDLMMGAAKATYYQGWMTKMNELKEVDQKTWSWLMGVPPKSWCKHAFNYFPKCDVLMNNISESFNAKILVARDKPILTMSEWIRKYLMNRCSTSALKLEKWPHKVMPIPRKRLDKEVALSAHWLPTWAMNEQFQVTHSFKIQEFIVDISKRSCSCNFWELVGIPCRHAVAALGFRQQNPEDFVDECYSRERYKLCYSFAVSPINGQDMWPEVESDELLPPMFKKGPGRPRKLRIRETGEDGARRRLPGVSYRCTTCDKFGHNAQSCKSSVQDQNALKRKKKVKTIQTTQTTQHADGEISTQNAVNHDESAVETQASEAMPTDAKQDAGAAETDAIPNDASQTDYFDGISDDIITSLPDITTAQNYKEATKTRKGVKEIKPMRKRSSERIKINWFKKPKPFTGPGSNSDQPMSLTDEEEGRGSQRSNKKAKK; encoded by the exons ATGGCGAAGATTTCGGAGAAGACGAAGAAGGTGCCGCAGACAAGGAAGACGGAGAAGACGAGCGAGTCAAAGAAGATGACGCGGTCAAGCAAGACGACGCAGTCAAGTCAGAGTAAGAAGACGATGCAGTCAAGCCAGTCATCCAAGAAAACCAAGGTCGTGAACCGGGACGAACCTGTAGAAGAAGAA AATATGCATTTAATCAGTGTTGTTTTCCATCATGGAGGGGAATTTGTGAGCATGAGTGATGGGGTTATGATATATAGAGGAGGGGTAACGACACATGTTACTGACATTCACATTGACAACTTTACTATGGTTTGCGTTAAGAAGCTGTTGAATGAGTGGGGTTACAATGAAGGTACATTTAGGGTATGGACAAAGGTTGTTGAAATTGATcccaactttttccaaattaagAAAGATCATGACTGTTGTGATGTAGCTGCATTTTCTTATGCCAATGAAGTTGAGGGTGTCATCTATGTAGAGCATGATGTAGTAGATGTTTCATTTTCAGTTGTTAGTCCTAGATGTGTTAATGAAACAGATGTGATGGATCAAAGTGATGAAGAAGGAGTGGAAGGATTAGGAGATAGTGAGGATGAACGTGCCACTGGTTTGGAGGATGGGTTTGAAGACATAGATGTTTTTGTACCTATGAAGGAAGCTCCTTCCCTATCAGATGTTATGAGGGgttcaaaaaagaaagaaatggaagatgaagatgaatatgaatatgtaacTGACGAGTTGGACAACTCAGACCCTGATTTATCAGATGAGGACAAAGTTCACAAgttagaaaattttaaaaaggaGCATTTCAACAAGAATTTTAAATTTGAGtggggtatggaatttaattctcTTGATGAGTTTAGAGAAGCTATACGTGAGTGGTCAGTATTAAATGGTAGAGAAATAAAGTTTGTGAAAAACGAGAGCTACAGGGTTAGGGTGGAATGTAGGGCCAAGTGTGGGTTTTTAATACTTTGTTCAAAGGTGGGCCACAAACATACTTTTGctataaaaacaatatttaataagcacacatgtgctagggttcTAGACAACAGATCTGCAAGCTCAAGGTGGGTGGCTAAGGCTGTCGTAAAAAAGATGCAAACatcacaaagtgttaggattactGACATAATTCAAGACTTGAGGCAGAATTTTTTTGTGGGCATCACTGTTGCAAGGGCATGGAAGGCAAAGCTCATAGCCAAGAGTATTTTTGAGGGAGATGCATATAGGCAATATGCTAATTTGAGGAGGTATGCAACTGAGTTACATAGAGTTAACCCTGGTAATACTGTGAGTATCACTGTCAACATACCTAGCCCATCCATACAACCAAGATTTGGGTCATTTTACTTTTGTTTTGATGGTTGCAGAAAGGGGTTCACTAATGGCTGCAAACCCTTTGTTGGGGTAGATAGGTGTCACTTGAAAACCAAATATGGGGGTCAGTTGCTAATTGCTGTGGGTAGGGACCCCAATGACCAGTATTTCCCTTTAGCATTTGGAGTAGTTGAAACAGAGACAAAGGAAACTTGGAAATGGtttattgatttgttgatgggtGACATTGGGCAGGATAACATATATGTATTTATATCTGACCAACAAAAG GGACTAGTTTCAGTATTTGAAAACATGAGTGAAAGGGTGGAACACAGGTTGTGTTTGAGACATCTATATGCTAACTTCAAAAAGAAATTTGGTGGAGGAGCATTGATAAGGGACTTGATGATGGGGGCAGCAAAAGCAACATACTACCAAGGATGGATGACCAAGATGAATGAGCTAAAAGAAGTTGATCAAAAGACATGGAGTTGGCTTATGGGAGTTCCACCAAAAAGCTGGTGTAAGCATGCTTTCAATTATTTTCCAAAATGTGATGTTCTAATGAACAACATTTCTGAGTCTTTCAATGCAAAAATATTAGTTGCTAGGGATAAGCCAATTCTGACCATGTCAGAATGGATCAGAAAGTATTTAATGAATAGGTGCTCAACATCTGCTTTGAAGCTAGAAAAATGGCCACATAAGGTTATGCCTATACCTAGGAAAAGATTAGACAAGGAGGTTGCCTTGAGTGCTCATTGGCTGCCTACTTGGGCAATGAATGAACAGTTTCAAGTCACacattctttcaaaattcaagagTTTATAGTGGATATTTCAAAAAGGTCATGTAGTTGTAACTTTTGGGAGCTGGTGGGCATTCCCTGTAGGCATGCTGTAGCAGCATTAGGTTTTAGACAACAAAACCCTGAGGATTTTGTGGATGAGTGTTATTCTAGAGAGAGGTATAAGTTGTGTTATAGTTTTGCTGTTAGTCCCATTAATGGACAGGATATGTGGCCTGAGGTAGAATCGGATGAATTGTTGCCACCAATGTTTAAAAAGGGTCCAGGGAGGCCTAGAAAACTCAGAATTAGAGAGACTGGTGAAGATGGGGCTAGAAGAAGGTTGCCTGGAGTCTCTTAtagatgtacaacatgtgataAATTTGGGCATAATGCACAGTCGTGTAAAAGCTCAGTTCAGGATCAAAATGCTCTCAAGAGAAAG AAAAAAGTGAAGACAATTCAAACAACTCAGACAACTCAGCACGCAGATGGAGAAATTTCTACTCAAAATGCTGTAAATCATGATGAAAGTGCTGTAGAAACACAAGCAAGTGAAGCTATGCCTACTGATGCAAAACAAGATGCAGGTGCTGCAGAAACTGATGCCATCCCAAATGATGCATCTCAGACTGACTATTTTGATGGAATTTCTGATGATATTATAACAAGCCTACCAGACATCACCACTGCTCAGAATTACAAAGAGGCCACCAAGACAAGGAAAGGAGTGAAAGAGATCAAGCCAATGAGAAAGAGGTCAAGTGAAAGAATCaagataaattggtttaaaaaaccaaaaccatTTACAGGGCCAGGATCCAATAGTGATCAACCAATGTCTTTGACAGATGAAGAGGAGGGAAGAGGATCACAAAGATCAAACAAGAAAGCCAAGAAATAG
- the LOC131624312 gene encoding GDSL esterase/lipase At5g33370-like, with product MAYSSLSVSFAVFVLVFGGILFVEAIPRTFLVFGDSLVDNGNNNYLATTARADAPPYGIDYPSHRPTGRFSNGYNIPDLISQRLGAEATLPYLSPELRGPKLLVGANFASAGIGILNDTGIQFVNIIRMYRQYEYFQEYQNRLSALIGASQAKARVNQALVLITVGGNDFVNNYYLVPYSARSRQYPLPQYVKFLISEYKKLLQKLYDLGARRVLVTGTGPMGCVPSEIAQRGRNGECSTEIQRASSLFNPQLESMLLALNKKLGRDVFIAANTGKTHLNFVNNPGQYGFKTSKIACCGQGPNNGIGLCTPLSNLCSNRDEYAFWDAFHPSEKANKLIVNDIMAGSKAYMNPMNLSTILALDETI from the exons ATGGCATATTCTTCATTGTCAGTAAGTTTTGctgtttttgttttagtttttggaGGAATATTATTTGTTGAAGCAATTCCAAGAACATTTCTAGTGTTTGGAGATTCACTTGTTGATAATGGAAATAACAATTACTTGGCTACAACTGCTCGTGCCGATGCTCCTCCGTATGGAATCGATTATCCATCTCACAGACCAACTGGTAGATTCTCCAATGGTTACAACATTCCTGATCTTATCA GTCAGAGACTTGGTGCAGAAGCAACATTGCCATATTTAAGTCCTGAATTAAGAGGACCAAAGCTTCTTGTTGGAGCTAATTTTGCTTCTGCTGGAATTGGAATACTCAATGACACTGGAATTCAATTT GTTAACATTATAAGAATGTATAGACAATATGAGTATTTTCAAGAGTATCAAAATAGATTAAGCGCGCTTATTGGAGCATCACAAGCAAAAGCTCGTGTGAATCAAGCACTTGTTCTAATCACTGTTGGTGGTAATGATTTTGTAAATAATTACTACTTGGTTCCTTATTCCGCAAGGTCTCGTCAGTATCCATTACCTCAATATGTCAAGTTTCTCATTTCCGAGTACAAAAAACTTTTGCAG AAACTGTATGATTTGGGAGCAAGAAGAGTTCTTGTGACAGGAACAGGACCAATGGGATGTGTTCCATCAGAAATTGCTCAACGTGGAAGAAATGGAGAATGTTCAACTGAGATACAAAGGGCTTCATCATTGTTTAACCCTCAACTTGAAAGCATGTTACTAGCACTCAACAAGAAACTTGGTAGAGATGTTTTCATTGCTGCTAACACAGGAAAAACTCACCTGAATTTCGTAAACAACCCGGGACAATATGgtttcaaaacatcaaaaatagCATGTTGTGGACAAGGACCAAACAATGGAATAGGTCTATGCACACCACTTTCAAACTTGTGTTCCAATAGAGATGAGTATGCATTTTGGGATGCATTTCATCCATCTGAAAAGGCAAACAAGCTTATTGTCAATGATATTATGGCTGGCTCTAAGGCTTACATGAATCCAATGAATCTTAGCACCATCTTAGCATTGGATGAAACCATATGA
- the LOC131624352 gene encoding uridine kinase-like protein 5 — MNNSGKEKALNLDTKDKLYVQSNASKAPPSPKQPFFIGVAGGTASGKTTVCNLINSQLHDQRIVLINQDSFYHSLSDDILQKVNDYNFDHPDAFDIELMLSSMEKLKHGQPASIPNYNMSTRKRIEPPRQVHPADIVVLEGILVLHDSRVRDLLNMKIFVDEDSDIRLTRRIQRLTIEHGRNIQNVLDQYCRFVKPSFEDFVLPTKKYADIIIPGGGDNDVAIDLIIQNIRTKLGQHDLCKIYPNIFVIFSTFQIKGMHTLIRDVGTTKHDFVFYSDRLIRLVVEHGLGHLPFTEKQVTTPTGSVYSGVIFCSRLCGVSVIRSGESMENALRACCKGIKIGKILILGHGTDGRQLIYEKLPSDIASRHVLLLDPVLATGSSAVKAISLLLKKGVLESNIIFLNLIAAPQGINAVCERFPMMKLVTSEIDATLNESSRVIPGLGEFGDRYFATDD; from the exons ATGAATAATTCTGGAAAAGAAAAAGCATTGAATCTTGACACTAAGGACAAGCTTTATGTCCAATCTAATGCCTCCAAAGCTCCACCATCTCCCAAACAACCTTTCTTCATTG GTGTTGCTGGTGGAACTGCATCTGGGAAAACAACTGTATGCAACTTGATAAACAGCCAGCTTCATGATCAACGTATTGTCCTCATTAATCAA GACTCATTTTACCACTCATTGAGTGATGATATACTACAAAAAGTTAATGACTATAACTTTGATCATCCTG ATGCATTTGATATAGAGCTTATGCTTTCTAGTATGGAGAAATTAAAACATGGGCAACCGGCTTCCATACCGAATTATAATATGAGTACTCGTAAGAGAATTGAACCTCCACGCCAG GTTCATCCTGCAGACATCGTAGTTTTAGAAGGAATACTAGTTCTTCACGATTCCCGTGTTCGCGATCTTTTGAACATGAAGATCTTTGTTGACGAAG ATTCTGATATTCGCCTCACACGAAGGATTCAACGCCTCACAATTGAACATGGGAGAAACATTCAAAATGTTCTAGACCAA tATTGCAGATTTGTAAAACCTAGTTTTGAAGATTTTGTACTTCCAACAAAAAAATATGCTGATATTATCATACCTGGTGGAGGAGATAATGATGTTGCTATTGATTTGATAATTCAAAATATTCGGACAAAGCTTGGTCAACATGATTTGTGTAAAAtatatccaaatatttttgtcattttttctaCTTTTCAG ATAAAAGGAATGCATACTCTAATTCGTGATGTTGGAACTACAAAACATGATTTTGTATTTTATTCGGATCGTCTTATTAGATTG gtTGTTGAACATGGACTTGGTCATCTTCCTTTTACAGAAAAACAAGTCACAACACCAACAG GATCTGTATATTCTGGTGTGATTTTTTGTAGCAGATTATGCGGAGTATCAGTTATTAGAAG TGGAGAAAGCATGGAAAATGCATTGAGAGCATGTTGTAAAGGAATCAAAATTGGTAAAATACTTATTCTTGGACATGGCACAGATGGAAGACAG TTAATCTATGAGAAGCTACCATCAGATATTGCAAGTCGTCATGTGTTGCTACTTGATCCAGTTCTAGCTACAG GAAGTTCTGCAGTGAAAGCTATCTCTCTACTTCTGAAGAAAGGTGTATTAGAATCAAACATCATCTTTCTAAATTTAATAGCA GCACCACAAGGAATAAATGCAGTTTGTGAGAGATTTCCAATGATGAAACTTGTAACATCGGAGATTGATGCAACGCTAAATGAGAGTTCTCGTGTGATCCCTGGATTGGGCGAGTTTGGTGATCGTTACTTTGCCACGGATGATTAG
- the LOC131624354 gene encoding uncharacterized RNA-binding protein C1827.05c-like encodes MGTKAKQAIKKSLKKFNVTIKPAEGADFLPLAGGPGRKLPELKPLENTSPVLYIGRIPHGFYEKEMEAYFAQFGTIKRLRIARNKKTGKSRHFGFIEFESPEVAKIVADTMHNYLLFEHLLQVYVVPSENVHPRLWKGFNYRYKRLDSLEIERKRHDKERTLEEHKKLVDRVMKCDKKRRKRIEAAGIDYECPEIVGNLHPAPKKIKFDD; translated from the exons ATGGGGACCAAGGCAAAGCAAGCTATAAAGAAGAGTTTGAAAAAGTTTAATGTTACTATTAAGCCAGCTGAGGGTGCTGATTTTTTG CCATTGGCAGGTGGTCCGGGTCGCAAACTTCCAGAACTTAAACCGTTGGAGAATACTTCCCCTGTTTTGTATATTGGTAGGATTCCACACGGGTTCTATGAGAAGGAGATGGAAG CTTATTTTGCACAATTTGGAACCATTAAGAGATTGAGAATTGCCAGAAATAAAAAG ACCGGAAAATCAAGACATTTTGGGTTCATAGAATTTGAATCTCCTGAG GTAGCAAAAATTGTTGCTGATACTATGCACAATTATTTGCTTTTCGAACACCTTCTTCAGGTTTATGTGGTACCTTCAGAAAATGTTCATCCCAGATT ATGGAAAGGATTCAATTACCGTTACAAGCGGTTGGACTCTCTCGAAATTGAACGAAAGCGACATGACAAG GAAAGAACATTGGAAGAACACAAAAAGCTGGTTGATAGGGTTATGAAATGCGACAAAAAGCGTCGTAAAAGGATAGAGGCTGCTGGCATTGATTATGAATGTCCTGAGATT GTGGGTAACCTCCATCCTGCTCCAAAGAAGATAAAGTTCGATGACTGA